The following are encoded in a window of Pongo abelii isolate AG06213 chromosome 14, NHGRI_mPonAbe1-v2.0_pri, whole genome shotgun sequence genomic DNA:
- the ZMYM2 gene encoding zinc finger MYM-type protein 2 isoform X4, whose amino-acid sequence MDTSSVGGLELTDQTPVLLGSTAMATSLTNVGNSFSGPANPLVSRSNKFQNSSVEDDDDVVFIEPVQPPPPSVPVVADQRTITFTSSKNEELQGNDSKITPSSKELASQKGSVSETIVIDDEEDMETNQGQEKNSSNFIERRPPETKNRTNDVDFSTSSFSRSKTKTGVGPFNPGRMNVAGDVFQNGESATHHNPDSWISQSASFPRNQKQPGVDSLSPVASLPKQIFQPSAQQQPTKPVKVTCANCKKPLQKGQTAYQRKGSAHLFCSTTCLSSFSHKPAPKKLCVMCKKQSLTLAQAGMQWCDLSSLQPPPPGSSTSWVQAVILPQPPE is encoded by the exons ATGGACACAAGTTCAGTGGGAGGATTAGAATTGACTGATCAGACTCCTGTTTTATTAGGGAGTACGGCCATGGCAACTAGTCTCACGAATGTAGGAAACTCATTTAGTGGTCCAGCTAATCCTTTAGTGTCTAGATCTAATAAGTTTCAGAACTCGTCAgtggaagatgatgatgatgttgtttTTATCGAACCTGTACAACCTCCCCCACCTTCTGTACCAGTGGTAGCTGATCAAAGAACCATAACATTTACATCATCAAAAAATGAAGAACTACAAGGAAATGATTCCAAAATTACTCCTTCCTCAAAAGAGTTGGCATCTCAGAAGGGAAGTGTAAGTGAGACAATTGTCATTGATGATGAAGAGGACATGGAAACAAATCAAGGGCAAGAGAAAAATTCCTCCAATTTTATTGAACGAAGACCTCCTGAGActaaaaacagaaccaatgatgTGGATTTCTCCACTTCCAGTTTTTCAAGAAGTAAG ACCAAGACTGGAGTAGGACCTTTTAATCCTGGTAGAATGAATGTGGCAGGAGACGTTTTTCAGAATGGAGAATCTGCAACTCATCATAATCCTG attcttGGATCTCCCAGTCAGCTTCATTTCCCCGTAATCAGAAACAACCAGGGGTGGACTCTTTATCACCAGTGGCCTCACTTCCTAAACAGATTTTCCAGCCTTCTGCCCAACAGCAGCCTACTAAACCAGTTAAAGTCACTTGTGCAAACTGCAAAAAACCTTTACAGAAGGGCCAGACAGCTTATCAACGAAAAGGATCAGCTCACCTCTTTTGTTCTACCAcctgcctttcttccttctcccacaaGCCTGCTCCAAAGAAACTCTGTGTTATGTGTAAAAA gcagagtctcactctagcccaggctggaatgcaatggtgcgatctcagctcactgcagcctccacctcccgggtcctccacctcctgggttcaagcagttatcctgcctcagcctcctgagtag